In Gordonia sp. SL306, the genomic window GGAATTCATGCAGAAGCGTTGTCCGCCTGCGTCGCGCGGGCCGTCGTCGAATACGTGTCCGAGGTGGCTGTCGGCGCCTGCGGAACGGACCTCGGTGCGTCGCATCCACAGCTTGCGGTCCGACTTGGTGGTCACCGCGTCGGCCTCGATCGGCTTGGTGAAACTCGGCCAACCCGTTCCACTGTCGTACTTGTCGGTCGAGGAGAACAGCGGTTGTCCCGAGACGACATCCACGTAGATGCCCGGCTCGTGGTTGTCCCAGTACTCGTTGTGGAATGCCGGCTCGGTGCCGTCCTGCTGGGTGACGCGATATTGAGCGTCGGTGAGGGCGCTCACGGTCTCGGTTGTCTTGCGGTACTCGTTGGTCACATTTCCTCCTGTCGGCGCCGCTGGCTGCGGCGACACCCTTTCCAACAACGGGGTCGCCCGATTTGGTCCCGGCCCTTCGAAGGGCGATGACATTTGTCAG contains:
- the msrB gene encoding peptide-methionine (R)-S-oxide reductase MsrB, translating into MTNEYRKTTETVSALTDAQYRVTQQDGTEPAFHNEYWDNHEPGIYVDVVSGQPLFSSTDKYDSGTGWPSFTKPIEADAVTTKSDRKLWMRRTEVRSAGADSHLGHVFDDGPRDAGGQRFCMNSAALRFIPASDLDAEGYGAYRELFDTTDDPTDTTTERDAS